GGCATCAAGATGACGAGCTTCGACCGTCAACAGATCGATGCGATCCGAAAGGAACTGAATCAGACCTTCAACACCCAACACCAACCCGCCGTCCAGACACCCGCCCCTTCACGAATTTACAGCACGACAGGGACTTGACCCGGCGGCGACGGCGGGGCTGCGGTGGGCGGCGGAGAGTGAGGCGGCGGGGGCGCTGGCGGTGATCTTCATTCCGCTGGGGGCGGCCCTGCTGCGGTGCATGGTGGGGGCGGATCAGATTCGGCGGCTCTGCGGCGGGCGGCTGCCGGTCCTGAGGCAGTGTGCGCTGGCGATCGCCATCGTGCTCGTGCTGATCTTCGAGGGAATCCTGGCGGTCCTTGTGACGGCGGGGGCGGAGGCGCCCTGGCAACTGTGGCTCGCGGCCGGGGGGTTCTACTTCTTCTACATCGGCATGTGCCTGCTCGCATTCATGCCCCCGCGCGACCCGGTGACGCTGCTCATCGAATTCGAAGACGAACGGCGGGAGTGAGGCGAAGCGGCGAACGGCTCCGTTTCGCGCACAGGGGTTGCGTCTCTGGCGCACCGGGATGGCAACAAGCGCACGGGCGCGGCGAATTTCGCATGGGCGTGACGCGGGCGCGCTATAAGTTCAGTAAAGTCGCGCACGGGCATGACCCGGCCCGGTGCGCCGGTGCGCACGGGCGCGCCCATGCGCTCGGAGCGACGGCGTGATGCGCGAAAAGAGGCGTTGCGGCGTCGTGAATGCGGGCGCACCGGCGCGGAGGAAATCGGCCAGGTTGCCCGCCAGATGCGCGCGGGGCTTGGGGGACCCGCCGCGCTGAAGCGACGCGGGCCGAGGACGGTCAGCCGTTGAAGAGGGTGCGGAGGTATTTTTGATTTTGGGGGTAGGCGTCGGCGACGTTACTTCCGGGGGGGATGGCGGACTCGATGATGAGCCAGCCGCGGTAGTCGATCTTTTCGATGACGTCGCGCAGTCGGGGGAAATCGACTTTGCCCTGGCCGAGCAGGGAGGTGTTTTCCTTGCAGTGGAACTGACAGATGCGGGCGGCCCCGAGCTGGGCGATCTGGGCGTAGAGGTCGTAGCCCATCTTTTGCATGTTCGCCACATCGTAATACACCTTCACCGCCGGCGAGTTCACCGCGTCGAGCACCCGCAGGTGATCCTCCGCGTTCATCCACGATTCGATGCCGAGCACGACGCTCGCCTTCTCGGCCTTGGGGGCGATCCGCTTGAGGCGATCGATGACGCGGTCCTGCAAGTCGCGCTTGCCGTTGATGTCGCCGGCCCCGAAGAACGCCAGCAGGACGACGGTCTGGCCCATCGCCGCCATGACGTCGATGCATTCGCCGACCCAGCGCTCCGCGTCGTCGCTCGTCGCATACGGAATGCGATTGAGCACGCCCATCGCCAGCGAGCTGATCGCCACATGATGGGCCGCACACGCCGCGGCGTACTCGGCCCGGACCTCCGGCTTGCGCAGGTCGTAGCGGGCGCCTTCGTCATCGAAACTCACCTGTACGCCATCGAGGCCGAGTTGCTCGGCGAGAGCGACGGCGGCGATGTCCTGCCGCTTGCCGATCGACCAGTCGCAGGCGCCGATCCGGTAGACGTGCTTGTCGGCTGCGAATGCTCGAAAAGCCGGAGAAACGGCCAGCATCGACGCGGAGGCGGCGAGCATGTGGCGACGTGTGATGTGGATCGTCATGATTTGAGCCCGCTCAGGTCGGCGAGGATCGGTTCGTCCATCTTGAGCAGGTCGTCCCATGTGATCGTTCGCCGTTCGTATGCGGCGGTGCGGCCGAGGATGGTGATCAGGTTGCTGCGGACGGACGGGGCGATGGTCGGGTTGTCGTACTGGCCGCTGGT
The nucleotide sequence above comes from Planctomycetota bacterium. Encoded proteins:
- a CDS encoding TIM barrel protein, giving the protein MGRPAQDGRTDPRRPERAQIMTIHITRRHMLAASASMLAVSPAFRAFAADKHVYRIGACDWSIGKRQDIAAVALAEQLGLDGVQVSFDDEGARYDLRKPEVRAEYAAACAAHHVAISSLAMGVLNRIPYATSDDAERWVGECIDVMAAMGQTVVLLAFFGAGDINGKRDLQDRVIDRLKRIAPKAEKASVVLGIESWMNAEDHLRVLDAVNSPAVKVYYDVANMQKMGYDLYAQIAQLGAARICQFHCKENTSLLGQGKVDFPRLRDVIEKIDYRGWLIIESAIPPGSNVADAYPQNQKYLRTLFNG